From Vallitalea longa, the proteins below share one genomic window:
- a CDS encoding DUF7662 domain-containing protein — translation MAKGDKYIGLKRYLQSSTAPIVTLSFNDIEQIIGNILPKSAYVHAEVWWANDYTHSQAIAWIDAGYETDYVTDTYKDEKITFVKR, via the coding sequence ATGGCAAAAGGTGATAAATATATTGGGTTGAAAAGGTATTTACAAAGTTCAACAGCACCTATTGTTACACTGTCATTTAATGATATTGAGCAAATTATAGGAAACATATTACCAAAGTCAGCTTATGTTCATGCTGAGGTATGGTGGGCTAATGATTATACGCATTCACAAGCAATAGCATGGATAGATGCAGGATATGAAACAGATTATGTAACTGATACATATAAAGATGAAAAAATTACTTTTGTAAAACGCTAA